In a single window of the Phoenix dactylifera cultivar Barhee BC4 unplaced genomic scaffold, palm_55x_up_171113_PBpolish2nd_filt_p 000207F, whole genome shotgun sequence genome:
- the LOC103720334 gene encoding uncharacterized protein LOC103720334, protein MASFLSRRTTHKLLLRDPKNPNLNSFTALLQLNSHLRILCKPIPIPSDLTPFLSDFPKPNLGFLKSYPISPKNLQSRSLFQQSFTIPNLGPYSSLSSINPRIYGLKSHSNLSKIVTLDPPGGPNPNPSSRNFSSSSPESSSDAGDPLRSPEFQHQEITGPTVERDVSALANETRQVLDSLRKSIYHLSTTLAVLGIGHLGLGAWIAYAVRPPDEVLIQGLMAFAFPFSLAFLMRRSLKPITFFRKMEEQGRLQILTLTLQVSKSVNLLFLRTRVVSVCCILGISAGSLVTLWLR, encoded by the coding sequence ATGGCCTCCTTCCTCTCTCGCAGAACAACCCATAAACTCCTCCTCCGAGATCCTAAAAACCCTAATCTCAACTCCTTTACTGCCCTCCTCCAGCTCAACTCTCATCTCAGAATTCTCTGCAAACCAATCCCCATTCCCTCCGATCTCACTCCCTTTCTCTCGGATTTTCCCAAACCTAATCTTGGCTTCCTCAAATCCTACCCGATTTCCCCCAAAAATCTCCAATCCCGTTCCCTTTTCCAGCAAAGCTTCACAATCCCCAATCTTGGGCCCTACTCCTCACTGAGTTCCATAAACCCTCGCATTTATGGGCTCAAATCCCACTCGAACCTTTCCAAAATCGTAACTTTGGATCCACCCGGCGGTCCCAATCCCAATCCCAGCTCCAGGAACTTCTCCTCGAGCTCGCCGGAGAGCTCCTCCGATGCCGGAGACCCTCTCCGATCCCCTGAATTCCAGCACCAGGAGATCACCGGTCCCACGGTGGAGCGCGACGTCTCCGCCCTTGCGAACGAGACCCGTCAGGTGCTCGACTCCCTGAGGAAGTCCATCTACCACCTCAGCACCACCCTCGCCGTCCTCGGCATCGGCCACCTGGGCCTTGGGGCTTGGATCGCCTACGCCGTGCGGCCCCCCGACGAGGTCTTGATCCAGGGCCTAATGGCCTTCGCCTTCCCCTTCTCGCTGGCTTTTCTTATGCGCCGGAGCCTCAAGCCAATCACTTTCTTCCGGAAGATGGAGGAGCAAGGCCGGCTTCAGATCCTCACCCTCACTCTCCAGGTATCGAAGAGCGTGAACCTCTTGTTCTTGAGGACTCGCGTGGTCTCGGTCTGTTGCATTCTGGGCATTTCAGCTGGGTCTTTGGTCACTCTCTGGTTGCGGTGA
- the LOC103720333 gene encoding serine/threonine-protein kinase Nek6-like isoform X1: MVRRGGGSKEESEMEGGGEEWYDVVEQIGRGSFGAAFLVLHKTERKKYVLKRIRLAKQTGKFQRTAHQEMALMASLSNPYIVDYRDGWVDKGSSVCIVTGYCDGGDMAERIKKARGVLFSEEKVCKWLTQLLLAVDYLHSNRVLHRDLKCSNIFLTKDNNVRLGDFGLAKLLNSEDLASSVVGTPNYMCPEILADIPYGYKSDIWSLGCCMFEIAAHRPAFRAPDMAGLINKINRSCISPMPTVYSSSLKRLIKCMLRKNPEHRPTAAELLRDSYLQPYLAESCNPSPIYLPIKSNNNSSPEKRARSRGNSQPQAGTVGSRSAAGDDASRQSGHVAQPIRRNKGSSSRKSINDTVDLHSAGNLNNNEIKRIDPSSSKIWTRTDVDERGQDYNGSLLVKNTDEQEKFKGNQLTSEKIGCMPTEKHQTDQTDGTLIRTLKVEATAMDSKGVKSDDICVQCETSVRSGDEAGPARPASIPLLQRTKTDIEETGGVAEVTSSVSTLTLVNGDSIQAEWDNLNIIQQRANALESLLELCAQLLKQERLEELAAVLRPFGEEVVSSRETAIWLTKSLMSAPKFGGPKI, translated from the exons ATGGTTCGGAGAGGCGGTGGGTCGAAGGAGGAGTCGGAGATGGAAGGCGGAGGCGAGGAGTGGTACGATGTGGTGGAGCAGATCGGGAGGGGTTCCTTCGGCGCCGCCTTCCTCGTCCTCCACAAGACCGAGCGCAAGAA GTATGTGCTGAAGAGGATACGATTGGCGAAGCAGACGGGGAAGTTCCAACGCACTGCTCATCAGGAG ATGGCTCTGATGGCGAGTCTGAGCAATCCGTACATCGTCGATTACAGAGACGGCTGGGTGGACAAG GGGAGTTCTGTTTGTATTGTGACTGGTTATTGTGATGGGGGAGATAT GGCTGAGAGGATAAAAAAGGCCAGAGGAGTGTTGTTCTCAGAGGAG AAGGTATGCAAGTGGCTGACCCAATTGCTTTTGGCCGTCGATTACCTGCATTCCAACCGTGTTCTCCATAGGGATCTCAAG TGTTCTAACATATTCCTAACGAAGGACAACAACGTACGGCTAG GGGATTTTGGACTCGCAAAATTGCTCAATTCAGAAGATCTTGCTTCTTCG GTTGTAGGCACTCCCAACTACATGTGCCCTGAGATACTAGCAGACATACCCTACGGCTACAAATCAGATATTTGGTCACTTG GTTGCTGTATGTTTGAGATTGCAGCACATCGCCCGGCATTCCGAGCCCCA GACATGGCAGGATTGATCAATAAAATAAACAGATCCTGCATATCACCGATGCCCACTGTatactcttcttcact GAAGCGATTGATCAAATGCATGCTGAGGAAAAATCCAGAACATAGACCTACT GCTGCAGAGCTATTGAGGGACTCCTATTTGCAGCCATATCTTGCTGAATCCTGTAATCCTTCTCCTATTTACCTTCCAATAAAGAGTAACAACAACAGTTCACCAGAGAAACGAGCAAGAAGCCGAGGTAACAGTCAGCCACAAGCTGGCACCGTCGGTAGTCGTAGTGCGGCAGGAGATGATGCATCAAGACAGTCAGGACATGTAGCTCAACCAATAAGAAGGAATAAAGGAAGCTCATCAAGAAAGTCCATTAATGACACAGTAGATCTCCACTCTGCTGGTAACCTGAATAACAATGAGATTAAGAGGATTGATCCTAGTAGTTCTAAGATATGGACGCGTACTGATGTTGACGAAAGAGGACAGGATTATAATGGCAGCCTCCTGGTTAAGAATACAGATGAACAAGAGAAATTTAAAGGCAATCAACTAACCAGTGAAAAAATTGGGTGCATGCCTACAGAGAAACACCAAACAGACCAAACTGATGGAACTCTAATACGCACCTTGAAGGTGGAAGCTACTGCTATGGACTCAAAAGGAGTGAAGTCAGATGACATATGTGTACAATGTGAGACATCGGTAAGAAGTGGAGATGAAGCAGGCCCAGCAAGACCTGCTAGCATCCCTCTCTTGCAAAGAACAAAAACTGACATAGAAGAGACAGGTGGAGTTGCAGAAGTGACCTCATCTGTGAGCACACTTACCCTTGTAAATGGTGATAGCATACAAGCTGAGTGGGACAACTTGAACATTATCCAGCAAAGAGCTAATGCTTTGGAGTCCCTCCTTGAGCTATGTGCACAGCTGCTAAAGCAGGAGAGGCTTGAGGAACTTGCTGCTGTACTAAGACCATTTGGAGAGGAAGTTGTATCATCTAGAGAAACAGCAATCTGGTTGACAAAAAGTCTCATGTCTGCACCTAAATTTGGAGGGCCCAAAATCTAA
- the LOC103720333 gene encoding serine/threonine-protein kinase Nek6-like isoform X2, giving the protein MAERIKKARGVLFSEEKVCKWLTQLLLAVDYLHSNRVLHRDLKCSNIFLTKDNNVRLGDFGLAKLLNSEDLASSVVGTPNYMCPEILADIPYGYKSDIWSLGCCMFEIAAHRPAFRAPDMAGLINKINRSCISPMPTVYSSSLKRLIKCMLRKNPEHRPTAAELLRDSYLQPYLAESCNPSPIYLPIKSNNNSSPEKRARSRGNSQPQAGTVGSRSAAGDDASRQSGHVAQPIRRNKGSSSRKSINDTVDLHSAGNLNNNEIKRIDPSSSKIWTRTDVDERGQDYNGSLLVKNTDEQEKFKGNQLTSEKIGCMPTEKHQTDQTDGTLIRTLKVEATAMDSKGVKSDDICVQCETSVRSGDEAGPARPASIPLLQRTKTDIEETGGVAEVTSSVSTLTLVNGDSIQAEWDNLNIIQQRANALESLLELCAQLLKQERLEELAAVLRPFGEEVVSSRETAIWLTKSLMSAPKFGGPKI; this is encoded by the exons AT GGCTGAGAGGATAAAAAAGGCCAGAGGAGTGTTGTTCTCAGAGGAG AAGGTATGCAAGTGGCTGACCCAATTGCTTTTGGCCGTCGATTACCTGCATTCCAACCGTGTTCTCCATAGGGATCTCAAG TGTTCTAACATATTCCTAACGAAGGACAACAACGTACGGCTAG GGGATTTTGGACTCGCAAAATTGCTCAATTCAGAAGATCTTGCTTCTTCG GTTGTAGGCACTCCCAACTACATGTGCCCTGAGATACTAGCAGACATACCCTACGGCTACAAATCAGATATTTGGTCACTTG GTTGCTGTATGTTTGAGATTGCAGCACATCGCCCGGCATTCCGAGCCCCA GACATGGCAGGATTGATCAATAAAATAAACAGATCCTGCATATCACCGATGCCCACTGTatactcttcttcact GAAGCGATTGATCAAATGCATGCTGAGGAAAAATCCAGAACATAGACCTACT GCTGCAGAGCTATTGAGGGACTCCTATTTGCAGCCATATCTTGCTGAATCCTGTAATCCTTCTCCTATTTACCTTCCAATAAAGAGTAACAACAACAGTTCACCAGAGAAACGAGCAAGAAGCCGAGGTAACAGTCAGCCACAAGCTGGCACCGTCGGTAGTCGTAGTGCGGCAGGAGATGATGCATCAAGACAGTCAGGACATGTAGCTCAACCAATAAGAAGGAATAAAGGAAGCTCATCAAGAAAGTCCATTAATGACACAGTAGATCTCCACTCTGCTGGTAACCTGAATAACAATGAGATTAAGAGGATTGATCCTAGTAGTTCTAAGATATGGACGCGTACTGATGTTGACGAAAGAGGACAGGATTATAATGGCAGCCTCCTGGTTAAGAATACAGATGAACAAGAGAAATTTAAAGGCAATCAACTAACCAGTGAAAAAATTGGGTGCATGCCTACAGAGAAACACCAAACAGACCAAACTGATGGAACTCTAATACGCACCTTGAAGGTGGAAGCTACTGCTATGGACTCAAAAGGAGTGAAGTCAGATGACATATGTGTACAATGTGAGACATCGGTAAGAAGTGGAGATGAAGCAGGCCCAGCAAGACCTGCTAGCATCCCTCTCTTGCAAAGAACAAAAACTGACATAGAAGAGACAGGTGGAGTTGCAGAAGTGACCTCATCTGTGAGCACACTTACCCTTGTAAATGGTGATAGCATACAAGCTGAGTGGGACAACTTGAACATTATCCAGCAAAGAGCTAATGCTTTGGAGTCCCTCCTTGAGCTATGTGCACAGCTGCTAAAGCAGGAGAGGCTTGAGGAACTTGCTGCTGTACTAAGACCATTTGGAGAGGAAGTTGTATCATCTAGAGAAACAGCAATCTGGTTGACAAAAAGTCTCATGTCTGCACCTAAATTTGGAGGGCCCAAAATCTAA